In one window of Simkaniaceae bacterium DNA:
- a CDS encoding LicD family protein, which yields MARKFIKLIKLLLILIFNPIYSENMSPIQVGYLYHTMQIVDRILSDHEIIYWVDGGALLGLLRHKGFIPWDGDIDLEFKEEDEHKLIALQEIFLKENLFLMPTDDDHGLYRIWKTFIDFDGRLKSFFIELYPTFQKDGKIYLRYTETTGAYPQSFWYQNEVSHISKMAFGPILINVPKNPENYINRYYGSKALFKADKFPNLKNFLPANYIWPE from the coding sequence ATGGCCAGAAAATTCATAAAACTAATAAAGCTATTGCTTATATTGATCTTTAATCCTATTTATTCTGAAAACATGTCCCCCATTCAAGTAGGATATTTATATCATACTATGCAAATTGTTGATCGAATCCTATCTGATCATGAAATTATATACTGGGTAGATGGCGGAGCCCTTTTAGGTCTATTGCGTCATAAAGGATTTATTCCTTGGGATGGGGACATCGATTTGGAATTTAAAGAAGAAGATGAACATAAACTCATAGCCTTGCAAGAAATTTTTTTGAAAGAAAACCTCTTTCTTATGCCAACCGATGATGACCATGGTTTATATCGGATATGGAAAACATTCATTGATTTTGACGGCAGACTTAAGTCGTTTTTTATTGAGTTATACCCAACCTTTCAAAAAGATGGAAAAATTTATTTAAGGTATACAGAAACAACAGGTGCATATCCTCAAAGTTTTTGGTATCAAAATGAAGTTTCTCATATATCAAAAATGGCTTTTGGGCCAATTTTAATTAATGTCCCTAAAAACCCAGAAAACTATATTAATCGTTATTATGGCTCCAAAGCTCTTTTTAAGGCAGACAAATTCCCGAACCTAAAAAATTTCCTTCCTGCCAATTATATCTGGCCTGAATAG
- a CDS encoding DUF6492 family protein, with protein sequence MHKLILLMLVLLLNVFVEGAGFSENIEYPLEKGFIDVIIPSVEKDVRILNHAIRGIRKNGKDIRRVIVVSKNRLSWEAEWFSEENYPFTKLDVAFALFQGDKQAASNYISHPDNRIGWIYQQLIKLYAYQVVPDLSNNLLILDSDTVFIRPTEFQNEDGWPLFNVSDEYHIPYFVHAAKLVPGLSKVFKEFSGITHHMLYQRPVLEDLFSIVEATHSRPFWEVFCQKIDKTQHFFSGASEYEIYFNFFVARSPQYKIRKLRSIDGQYKDLNKHFKLRFFDYVSYHAFKQTT encoded by the coding sequence ATGCATAAACTCATTTTATTAATGCTTGTTTTGTTGCTAAATGTATTTGTAGAGGGTGCAGGTTTTAGCGAAAATATTGAATATCCTTTAGAAAAGGGATTCATAGATGTGATTATTCCATCTGTTGAAAAAGATGTTCGGATTTTAAATCATGCGATTCGAGGAATAAGGAAAAATGGTAAGGATATTCGTAGGGTTATCGTTGTTTCAAAAAACAGGTTAAGTTGGGAAGCAGAATGGTTTTCTGAAGAGAATTATCCATTTACTAAACTTGATGTGGCATTTGCGCTTTTCCAAGGTGATAAGCAAGCTGCTTCAAATTATATTTCCCACCCCGATAATCGTATTGGCTGGATCTATCAACAACTAATAAAATTATATGCATACCAAGTTGTTCCGGATCTATCCAATAATCTACTTATACTTGACTCTGATACGGTATTTATAAGGCCAACAGAATTTCAGAATGAAGATGGATGGCCGTTATTTAATGTTAGTGATGAGTACCATATTCCCTATTTTGTTCATGCAGCAAAGCTTGTCCCGGGTTTATCAAAGGTGTTTAAAGAATTTTCAGGAATTACACATCACATGCTTTATCAAAGACCTGTATTAGAGGATTTATTTTCTATTGTCGAGGCCACTCATAGTAGGCCGTTTTGGGAGGTTTTTTGTCAGAAAATTGACAAAACGCAGCATTTTTTTTCTGGTGCTTCAGAATATGAAATCTATTTTAATTTTTTTGTGGCTCGAAGCCCTCAATACAAAATTCGCAAGCTACGTTCGATTGATGGACAATATAAGGATCTCAATAAACACTTTAAGCTAAGGTTTTTTGATTATGTTTCTTATCATGCATTTAAACAAACCACATGA
- a CDS encoding transposase, whose protein sequence is MFDLPAAKLSVLSIFLPLFFSKPSYMNFLELLQGHVLCKGKRTISEILKSLGLRNVKNYSRYHDFFRKAKWSTLKGAEILLLYIVSLIPGEIEISVDSTVERRKGPKIKGLGIQRDAVRSSKGRKVLVPGLNWLVVAIHFKFPWFKQGVALPFLSILMPPETPLSTSKNTKDLKKSKKHKTLTKWTCQVAMLLRRWIKHPKKITIIADSAFATYALANTCIDLGITLVSRMRLDARTFEFPEEKPKKVVKNS, encoded by the coding sequence ATGTTCGATTTGCCTGCTGCAAAGTTATCTGTTCTCTCTATTTTTTTGCCCCTTTTTTTTTCGAAGCCCTCCTATATGAACTTTCTTGAGTTACTTCAAGGACATGTTCTATGCAAAGGAAAACGAACTATTTCTGAAATTTTAAAGTCTCTTGGTTTAAGAAACGTTAAAAATTACTCTAGATATCACGATTTCTTCAGGAAAGCTAAATGGTCAACTCTAAAGGGTGCTGAAATTCTTCTTCTCTATATTGTTTCATTAATTCCGGGAGAGATTGAAATTTCAGTAGATTCTACAGTTGAACGTAGAAAAGGACCTAAAATTAAAGGCTTGGGTATCCAAAGAGATGCTGTCAGATCAAGCAAGGGTAGAAAAGTCCTAGTTCCCGGGTTAAATTGGTTAGTTGTTGCAATCCATTTTAAATTTCCTTGGTTCAAACAAGGGGTGGCTTTACCTTTTTTATCAATTTTAATGCCACCGGAAACCCCTTTATCAACGTCTAAGAATACAAAAGATCTTAAAAAATCGAAAAAGCATAAAACATTGACTAAATGGACTTGCCAGGTTGCCATGCTACTACGTCGTTGGATTAAGCACCCAAAAAAAATCACAATTATTGCTGACAGTGCTTTTGCCACTTATGCTTTAGCAAACACTTGTATTGATTTAGGAATTACATTGGTTTCTAGAATGCGCCTAGATGCTAGAACCTTTGAATTTCCGGAAGAAAAGCCCAAAAAGGTCGTAAAAAACTCGTAG